Genomic DNA from Candidatus Koribacter versatilis Ellin345:
CCTGCAACACGCGTAGCAGTTTCACCTGCATGGTGAGCGTCATCTCGCTGATTTCATCGAGGAAAATCGTGCCGCCGGTAGAGACTTCGAAGAGGCCGCGCTTGTTCTGCACCGCGCCGGTGAACGCGCCCTTGACGTAGCCGAAGAGTTCGCTTTCGAGCAGCGTTTCTGGAAACGCGCCGCAGTTGATCGAGGTGAACGGTTCGCCCGCGCGCGGCGAACACGTATGCACTGCGCGTGCAACGAGCTCTTTGCCGGTGCCGCTCTCGCCGTGGATGAGCACCGTTGATCCAGTAGATGCGACCATGCGGATGGTGTTCTTGAGCTTGCCCATCGCGGGGCTGGTGCCCACGATGTTGTCGAGCGAATTGCGGCCCGCGGCGTCGCGCTTGTACGCGAGGTTCTGGCGCTTCAGGGATCCGCGCTCAACGGCGTTGCCGATCGCCACACGAATATCGTCAATGAGCGATGGGCTCTTGCGAATGTAGTCGGCAGCGCCTCCGGCCTTCACGGCGGCGACGGCGGCCTCGATGTCATCAACGGCGGTGATGAGCACCACGGCGGTGTCGGGCGAAATCTGGTGGGCGTGGCGTAGGACTTCGATGCCGTTGGTTTGCGGCATGCGGATATCGGTGACGACGACGTCGAAGAGAGCGGAGTCGAGTTTACGCTTGGCCGCTTCGCCGCTGGTCACGGTTTCCACCTTGTGACCTTCCTTGCGGAGGGCGATCTCCAGCATTTCGCAGATCGAACGTTCGTCGTCGCAGACAAGTATGTTGCTCATTGGAATGATCCTACTTGAGTCCGCAAGATTGCGTGAACGATAGGGGTCCTTCGACTCCGCGCGCTTTGCGATCTCCGCTCAGGATGACAGAACCTGAAATTCATCGGACGTCCTTTGAAGCCGCGGCGGAGACGGGTTCGGTTTCGGCCAGCAACGATTGTTTTGTAGGGCGTTTCAGTTGGAGCATGAATTCGGTGCCGCGTCCGGGCGCGGAGCGGACCGAGATCTTGCCCTCGTGGCCTTGCACAATTTGATAGACGATGGCGAGGCCGAGGCCGGTGCCGCCGTAGAACTCAGTTTGAAAGGGTTCGAAGATCTTTTCGAGTTGCGGTCCGGTCATGCCGGGGCCAGTGTCGCCGAAGTGCACCCGCCAGACTTCATGGTCGGGGCGAACCGTGACGGTGAGCGTGCCTCCGTCGGGCATGGCGCGGCATGCGTTGTCGCTGAGGTTCCAAAAGACTTGTTTGAGCTTGTCGCCGTCGGCCATGCAGAGAGCTTTGTCGGCTTCGAAGCGGCGCTCGATGGCGACGTTCATGCCGGGCCGGTGTTGCAACAGTACCAGGGTGTCATTCAGCACCGGGATGACGTCAATCTCACGGAGCTCGAATTTCTTGTCACGTGCGTAGAAGAGGAAGTCGGTGATGATCGAGTTCAAGCGATCGGATTCTCGCGTCACGATATTCGCGAGTGTCTGTTGCTCTTCGTTGAGGTCCGACATGCTGGCGAGCATCTTGGTCGATCCGGCGATCGAGGTCAGCGGATTGCGGATTTCGTGGGCGATGCCGGCGGCCATGCGTCCAACAGCAGAGAGGCGGTCGCGGAGGCGCACTTCGCGTTCGAGGCGGCGCAGTTCTGTCAGATCGTCGAAGGTGTAGATATAGCCGACGGCGCCGCGCTCCGGCACCACCAGTGCCGAACCAATCATGCTGAAAGTCTTCTGGCGCCCCGTAGGTGTCTTCATGCGAATTTCGGCATGCACCGGCGCAGAAGCGACGATCGGCAACGGGTCGAGAAAGTGGTCGCTGATGGAAGTGCCGATGAGTTCGTTTTCGTCGCGCTCGGTAAAACGTGAAGCGGCTTTGTTGACGACGTGAATCAGTCCGTCGTTGCCGGTGGTGATAAGCCCCGCGCTGATGGACTGGATGATGTTGGTATGCAGCGCCTGGAGGTTAAGGAGTTCACCGCTCTTGTCGGCGAGTTCGACGCCGATTTGGCGAAGGCGTCCAGCGAGGCGGCCGGCAAGATACGCGACCGCGATGAACGCGAACCAGTTGACGAGGATGACGATGTTGAGGCTGCGCGAATCGGTGTGCTGCAAGCCGTAGGAAGGGATGGTGCCCCAGTATCCCAATTGCAGCACGAGCGTAAAAGCGATCGCCGAGAGGACCGCGGTGATGTAAGTCCAGGTCTGCGTGAGCAGCACGCTGGCCATGATGATGACCAGCGGATAGAGGAAGTTAAAGGAGGTGTCGACGCCACCGGTCGCGAAGATGACCGCGGTGACGAAGAAAAGGTCTGTGAAAACCTGGAGATGAGACTGGACGCGGGTTTCGCGCCAAATGGCAGCGAGAAGAATAAGGAAGGCGGCCACCGTGTACCAGAGCACGATGACGCTGACGAAGAGCCTGGTGGAAACTGAACTCGGCGTGATGTTGGTGATCGCGAGTTCAATTCCAAGCAGGAAGGTGATGATGATGATACGTACCTTGACCAGCCACTGAAGCCAGGTACGTTCGTGGATCTCAGCCCTCATTCATCTTCCGATATCACGCTGGAAATTCCGCGTTAAGTAAGTTGGGGACGCCATGAAGGCGTCCCCGTGAGGTTAGGAGCGGGGGATGACCGCTCGTTCGGTTTAACCGCCGCCGGAGAGCTTCGCCACCATCGAGAAGAGCGGCAGGTACAACGAAACGACTACGCCGCCGATCATGATGCCGAGCAACACGATCATGATGGGTTCGAGCAACGTCAGCAAGTCCTTGGTCGCGGCGTCCACTTCGTCTTCGTAGAAGTCCGCGATCTTCTGGAGCATGGCATCCATTGCACCGGTGGCCTCACCGACGCCGATCATCTGCGTAACCATGTTGGGGAAGACAGCGGATTCGCGAAGCGGATCGACGATGGTGCGGCCTTCTTCGATCGACTTGCGGACCTTGTAGAGCGCTTCTTCCACCACGCGGTTACCGGAGGTGCGGGCGGTGATGTTCAAGCCTTCGAGAATCGGAACGCCGGAGGTGATCAGCGTGCCCAGGGTACGGGTGAAGCGGGCGACGGCGATCTTACGCAGCAGCATGCCGATAATCGGAATGTGGAGCAGAAAATTGTCGGTCAAGTAGCGGCCACGCGGGTCGGAGCGCAATGCACGGACTCCGAAGAACACGGCAGCTACCATGATCGGCACCATCCACCAGAAACTTCCGAGGAAGTTACTGA
This window encodes:
- a CDS encoding sigma-54-dependent transcriptional regulator; the encoded protein is MSNILVCDDERSICEMLEIALRKEGHKVETVTSGEAAKRKLDSALFDVVVTDIRMPQTNGIEVLRHAHQISPDTAVVLITAVDDIEAAVAAVKAGGAADYIRKSPSLIDDIRVAIGNAVERGSLKRQNLAYKRDAAGRNSLDNIVGTSPAMGKLKNTIRMVASTGSTVLIHGESGTGKELVARAVHTCSPRAGEPFTSINCGAFPETLLESELFGYVKGAFTGAVQNKRGLFEVSTGGTIFLDEISEMTLTMQVKLLRVLQERCIRPVGGTSEIPVDVRVIAATNKNLDAQVADGVFREDLYYRLSVIPVQVPPLRERVDDIELLANHFLKKYAPAAGKSIRAIRVESLGDLREYDWPGNVRQLENTIERAVALEMSDVLHVEIPTERQKNKPAAAAAVAGFSGNGQVAINADGIDMEAYVANIERSLLQQALKQANGVQTKAADLLKLSYRSFRHLMKKYEL
- a CDS encoding two-component system sensor histidine kinase NtrB, giving the protein MRAEIHERTWLQWLVKVRIIIITFLLGIELAITNITPSSVSTRLFVSVIVLWYTVAAFLILLAAIWRETRVQSHLQVFTDLFFVTAVIFATGGVDTSFNFLYPLVIIMASVLLTQTWTYITAVLSAIAFTLVLQLGYWGTIPSYGLQHTDSRSLNIVILVNWFAFIAVAYLAGRLAGRLRQIGVELADKSGELLNLQALHTNIIQSISAGLITTGNDGLIHVVNKAASRFTERDENELIGTSISDHFLDPLPIVASAPVHAEIRMKTPTGRQKTFSMIGSALVVPERGAVGYIYTFDDLTELRRLEREVRLRDRLSAVGRMAAGIAHEIRNPLTSIAGSTKMLASMSDLNEEQQTLANIVTRESDRLNSIITDFLFYARDKKFELREIDVIPVLNDTLVLLQHRPGMNVAIERRFEADKALCMADGDKLKQVFWNLSDNACRAMPDGGTLTVTVRPDHEVWRVHFGDTGPGMTGPQLEKIFEPFQTEFYGGTGLGLAIVYQIVQGHEGKISVRSAPGRGTEFMLQLKRPTKQSLLAETEPVSAAASKDVR